In Malus sylvestris chromosome 15, drMalSylv7.2, whole genome shotgun sequence, a single genomic region encodes these proteins:
- the LOC126605688 gene encoding aldehyde oxidase GLOX-like, with translation MNPKVILSLSFLFFLLNFLLIISKSTHAAGGKWVLLQQNIGITAMHLQLLHNDRVVIYDRTDFGMSNLSLPDGKCREDPNDTALKIDCTAHSVEYDVPTNSFRPLMVQTDVWCSSGSISPDGRLIQTGGFNDGERKVRIYEPCNGCDWKEYDNGLAARRWYATNHILPDGRQIIIGGRRQFNYEFYPKSASSSNVYSLPFLVQTNDAKIENNLYPFVFLNVDGNLFIFANNRAILFDYVKNIIVKTYPQIPGGDPRSYPSTGSAVLLPLKNLQAQLVEAEVLLCGGAPKGSHEKAVKGTFVEALKTCGRIKITDPNPQWVVETMPQARVMGDMTLLPDGTVLIINGAALGTAGWEFGRNPVLNPVLYQPNNAVGSRFMQQNPTTIPRMYHSTAILLRDGRVLVGGSNPHIYYEFKNVLFPTELRLEAFNPDYLDAKYANLRPKIVAPNSQGTITYAQKLAVRFSVTGTLATNLVSVTMVAPSFTTHSFSMNQRVLVLAAESVTNVALSTYQVLVTTPGSGNLAPSGYYLLYVVHQSIPSEGIWVQVL, from the coding sequence ATGAACCCAAAAGTaatcctctctctttctttcctcttcttcttacTCAACTTCCTCCTCATAATTTCTAAGTCTACCCACGCCGCCGGAGGCAAATGGGTGCTCTTGCAGCAAAACATCGGCATTACCGCCATGCACTTGCAGCTCCTCCACAACGACCGCGTCGTCATCTACGACCGCACCGACTTTGGCATGTCCAACTTGTCCTTGCCCGATGGTAAATGCCGCGAGGATCCCAACGACACCGCTCTCAAAATTGACTGCACTGCCCACTCCGTTGAGTACGACGTCCCCACCAACTCCTTCCGCCCACTCATGGTCCAAACCGATGTCTGGTGCTCCTCCGGCTCCATTTCCCCCGACGGCCGCTTGATCCAAACCGGTGGCTTCAACGACGGGGAGCGCAAGGTGAGGATTTACGAGCCATGCAATGGTTGTGACTGGAAGGAGTACGACAACGGCTTGGCCGCCCGCCGCTGGTACGCCACCAACCATATTCTGCCAGACGGACGGCAGATAATCATCGGCGGCAGGCGACAGTTCAACTACGAGTTTTATCCGAAAAGTGCGTCTTCGAGCAATGTCTACAGTCTGCCGTTCCTCGTGCAGACTAATGACGCTAAAATCGAAAATAATCTTTACCCTTTTGTTTTCCTCAACGTCGATGGGAATTTATTTATCTTCGCCAATAATCGGGCTATTCTGTTCGATTACGTGAAGAACATCATCGTTAAAACCTACCCACAAATCCCCGGCGGCGATCCAAGGTCATACCCGAGCACAGGGTCCGCCGTGTTGCTGCCGTTAAAAAACTTACAAGCTCAGTTAGTTGAGGCGGAGGTTTTGCTTTGCGGCGGAGCTCCGAAAGGGTCTCATGAGAAGGCTGTTAAAGGCACTTTTGTGGAAGCTTTAAAAACATGCGGGCGGATCAAAATAACCGACCCGAACCCGCAGTGGGTTGTGGAGACTATGCCTCAAGCAAGAGTCATGGGAGACATGACATTGCTTCCTGACGGCACCGTTTTAATTATCAATGGCGCAGCGCTTGGAACTGCGGGATGGGAATTTGGACGGAACCCGGTTTTAAATCCGGTTCTGTACCAGCCTAACAATGCAGTCGGGTCACGGTTCATGCAGCAAAACCCGACAACAATACCGCGGATGTACCATTCAACCGCAATATTGTTGCGCGACGGTAGAGTGCTCGTTGGGGGCAGTAATCCTCATATTTATTACGAGTTTAAGAACGTGCTTTTTCCGACTGAATTGAGATTAGAGGCATTTAATCCTGATTATTTGGACGCTAAGTACGCAAACTTGCGTCCCAAAATTGTTGCACCGAATTCACAAGGTACGATCACTTACGCACAAAAGTTGGCCGTTCGATTTTCGGTGACGGGGACTTTAGCTACAAATTTGGTGTCGGTGACGATGGTGGCGCCATCATTTACGACTCATTCATTCTCCATGAATCAGAGGGTGCTTGTTCTTGCAGCTGAGAGCGTGACAAATGTGGCACTATCGACCTACCAAGTTCTAGTGACGACACCGGGGTCGGGAAATCTTGCGCCTTCTGGATATTATCTTTTGTATGTGGTTCACCAGAGTATACCGAGTGAGGGCATCTGGGTCCAAGTTCTGTGA
- the LOC126605702 gene encoding protein BASIC PENTACYSTEINE6-like — translation MDDGGHRENGRHKADQYKAAQGQWLMHNQPSMKQIMAIMGERDAAIQERNLAFSEKKAALAERDMAFLQRDAAIAERNSAIMERDNAIATLQYRDNSLNSGNVSSCPPGCQISRGVKHVHHTQQQQQHVHHMPHMNEPSYGSRDMHTNDSITMPPDGSVPTKSRQPKRPREPKTVQPNKKPSKSPRKVKRESEDLNKMTFDKLHDWKGGQDMGSGGDDLNKQVVVSKSDWKRQDLGLNQVAYDESTMPAPMCSCTGLLRQCYKWGNGGWQSSCCTTTMSMYPLPAVPNKRHARVGGRKMSGSAFNKLLSRLAAEGHDLSNPVDLKDHWAKHGTNRYITIK, via the exons ATGGATGACGGTGGCCATCGCGAAAATGGAAGGCACAAAGCAGATCAGTATAAAGCAGCTCAGGGTCAG TGGTTGATGCACAATCAGCCATCAATGAAACAGATAATGGCTATAATGGGCGAAAGAGATGCAGCTATTCAAGAAAGAAATTTGGCTTTTTCTGAGAAAAAGGCTGCCCTGGCAGAGCGAGACATGGCATTCCTGCAACGAGACGCAGCAATTGCAGAACGAAATAGTGCGATAATGGAACGAGACAACGCCATTGCAACTCTTCAGTACCGGGATAACTCCTTAAACAGCGGCAATGTATCTTCATGCCCACCAGGTTGCCAAATTTCCCGCGGGGTCAAACATGTGCACCAcacgcagcagcagcagcagcatgtACATCATATGCCGCACATGAATGAACCTTCTTATGGTTCGAGGGATATGCACACGAACGATTCCATCACAATGCCACCAGATGGTTCAGTGCCTACAAAGTCACGGCAGCCCAAACGACCAAGGGAGCCCAAGACGGTGCAACCAAATAAGAAACCTTCAAAATCTCCAAGGAAAGTGAAGAGGGAGAGCGAAGACTTAAATAAGATGACATTTGATAAATTACATGACTGGAAGGGTGGCCAGGATATGGGCAGTGGAGGTGATGATCTTAACAAACAGGTGGTTGTGTCAAAGTCTGATTGGAAACGTCAGGACCTGGGGTTGAACCAGGTTGCTTATGATGAGTCGACCATGCCGGCACCCATGTGCTCGTGCACTGGTCTCCTCAGGCAATGCTACAAGTGGGGGAATGGGGGTTGGCAATCCTCATGTTGCACAACTACAATGTCGATGTACCCATTGCCGGCAGTGCCCAACAAAAGACATGCCCGTGTAGGTGGGAGGAAGATGAGTGGGAGCGCCTTCAACAAGCTACTTAGCCGGCTTGCAGCTGAAGGCCATGATCTGTCAAACCCAGTTGATCTCAAGGACCACTGGGCCAAGCATGGAACAAATCGCTACATCACGATCAAGTAG
- the LOC126605708 gene encoding uncharacterized protein LOC126605708: protein MEAGKKKGYAWAVSAGLCAASAALSAKIISPQIVKYGFVVLFIVAMWGCFVQSLKNLSALQATATNFATNFLTSGLAGYFLFQEPLSEKWFAGALLIVVGALILGKSSIGKKARTD, encoded by the exons ATGGAGGCTGGCAAGAAGAAGGGCTACGCGTGGGCAGTTTCAGCCGGACTCTGTGCCGCTTCCGCCGCCCTTTCGGCGAAGATAATCAGTCCTCAG ATTGTGAAGTACGGTTTCGTGGTATTATTCATCGTGGCAATGTGGGGTTGTTTTGTGCAAAGCTTAAAGAATCTCTCGGCTCTGCAAGCTACAGCGACGAACTTTGCTACCAACTTCCTCACTTCTGGTCTGGCTGGATACTTTTTGTTTCAAGAACCCTTATCCGAGAAG TGGTTTGCAGGCGCCCTGCTCATTGTAGTTGGTGCACTCATACTTGGTAAGTCAAGTATTGGGAAGAAGGCTCGTACGGACTAA
- the LOC126605704 gene encoding DEAD-box ATP-dependent RNA helicase 27-like isoform X1 yields MTEPIAYASPEDAAKTDKKKKNRKRKRGSKPSEPNTTGTEDSEPQIPNQTDKEDKGEGDWEQDKDDIDKRHRLRPQVTLDYCIVASSQRIALLYSFMGKNQYTKGIVFFCSCDSVKFHSDLLRSLNANCFGVHEKQTQQERTTTFFDFCKAEKGFLLCTNVAACGLDIPAVDWILQFDPPDDLMEYLRRVVRRARGECEVGRELLFLIPEEMRIIRFLEAANIFLRSRVFKVNGKVQAQLEQTVGDNYYLRKSAKEAYKSYLIAYNSHSMKDYFNFDRLDLQGVAASFCVSIPPRQT; encoded by the exons ATGACAGAACCAATCGCTTACGCATCTCCCGAGGACGCCGCGAAGAcggacaagaagaagaagaatcgcaagagaaagagaggaagcaAGCCATCGGAACCGAATACAACTGGCACGGAAGACTCAGAGCCTCAAATCCCTAATCAGACCGACAAAGAAGATAAAGGAGAAGGTGATTGGGAACAAGATAAGGATGACATTGATAAGAGACATCGATTAAGACCTCAG GTCACACTAGACTATTGTATTGTGGCTAGTTCGCAAAGAATAGCTCTCCTATATTCTTTTATGGGGAAGAATCAGTATACCAAAGGGATAGTCTTCTTCTGTTCTTGTGACTCAGTCAAATTCCACTCTGACCTTCTTCGATCCCTCAATGCGAATTGCTTTGGTGTCCATGAAAAGCAAACGCAGCAGGAGAGGACAACTACTTTTTTTGACTTCTGCAAAGCAGAGAAAGGGTTCTTACTTTGTACTAATGTTGCTGCTTGTGGACTGGATATTCCTGCagtg gacTGGATTTTGCAGTTTGATCCTCCAGATGACCTCATG GAATACCTACGCAGGGTTGTTCGAAGAGCTCGAGGAGAATGCGAAGTAGGAAGGGAACTCCTTTTCCTCATTCCTGAAGAGATGCGAATTATACGCTTTTTGGAG GCCGCCAATATCTTCCTTCGATCTCGGGTATTTAAGGTGAATGGAAAAGTGCAGGCTCAGCTG GAGCAGACGGTTGGGGACAACTACTACCTGCGCAAATCAGCAAAAGAAGCGTATAAGTCGTATCTAATAGCATATAATTCACACTCCATGAAGGACTATTTTAATTTCGACCGGCTCGATTTGCAG GGCGTTGCAGCTTCGTTTTGCGTTTCGATACCTCCACGCCAGACGTGA
- the LOC126605693 gene encoding aldehyde oxidase GLOX1-like: MKSTSFILSLSLLLFHVSLTHTAGGKWQLLQQSVGISAMHMQLLHNDRVVMFDRTDFGPSNLSLPNGACVNNDCTAHSAEYDVKTNTVRPLTVLSDVWCSSGAVAPDGRLIQTGGNGAGERRVRIFEPCTGCDWKEIENALNARRWYATDHILPNGRQIIIGGRGQFNYEFYPKTKSSSNLYSLPFLKQTNDAGEENNLYPFVFLNVDGNLFIFANNRAILFNYAKKQVVQTYPQISGGDPRCYPSSGSAVLLPLKNLKAPSVEAEVLVCGGAPKGSFAKVNQGTFVEALKTCARIEINNPNPQWVVETMPQAKVMGDMLLLPDGTVLLINGASSGTAGWENGRNPVLNPVVYRPDNAIGSRFEQQNPTTIPRMYHSTAILLRDGRVLVGGSNPHDKYEFTNVLFPTELRLEAFSPDYLDAKYNNLRPKINAPKSQAKINYGKKLSIQFSVKGNLVTKSVSVSMVAPSFNTHSFSMNQRLLVLEAENIIKGGTTTYEVQVTTPASRNLAPSGYYLLYVVHQEIPSAAIWVQIL; the protein is encoded by the coding sequence atgaAGTCAACTAGTTTCATTCTTTCGTTAAGTCTCCTCTTATTTCATGTTTCTCTGACCCACACTGCTGGTGGCAAATGGCAGCTCTTGCAACAAAGCGTTGGCATTTCCGCCATGCACATGCAGCTCCTCCACAACGACCGCGTCGTCATGTTCGACCGTACCGACTTCGGCCCCTCTAACCTGTCCTTACCCAACGGAGCATGCGTTAATAACGACTGCACCGCACATTCCGCTGAGTACGATGTCAAAACTAACACTGTCCGCCCTCTCACGGTTTTATCCGACGTTTGGTGCTCTTCAGGGGCTGTAGCTCCCGATGGCCGCTTAATCCAAACTGGGGGAAATGGCGCTGGAGAACGCCGCGTTAGGATTTTCGAGCCCTGCACCGGTTGTGATTGGAAAGAGATTGAGAATGCCTTAAACGCCCGCCGTTGGTACGCTACCGATCATATTTTGCCCAATGGACGGCAGATCATCATCGGCGGCAGGGGCCAATTCAACTACGAGTTTTATCCAAAGACCAAGTCTTCGAGCAATCTCTACAGCTTGCCGTTCCTTAAGCAGACCAATGACGCAGGCGAGGAAAACAATCTTTACCCTTTTGTTTTCCTCAATGTGGATGGGAATTTATTTATCTTCGCGAATAATCGAGCTATTCTGTTCAATTATGCAAAGAAACAGGTGGTCCAAACGTATCCGCAAATATCGGGCGGTGACCCAAGGTGTTACCCTAGCAGCGGTTCAGCCGTGTTGCTGCCGTTAAAAAACTTGAAGGCTCCGTCTGTTGAGGCTGAGGTTTTGGTTTGCGGTGGAGCTCCAAAAGGGTCTTTTGCCAAGGTAAATCAGGGTACTTTTGTGGAAGCTCTAAAGACATGCGCTCGCATCGAAATAAACAACCCGAACCCGCAGTGGGTTGTGGAGACTATGCCTCAAGCTAAAGTCATGGGTGACATGTTATTGCTTCCAGATGGTACTGTTCTACTCATCAACGGTGCATCATCAGGAACTGCAGGTTGGGAAAATGGGCGGAACCCGGTTCTCAACCCAGTTGTGTACCGACCTGACAACGCAATTGGATCACGGTTTGAACAACAAAATCCTACCACCATACCGCGGATGTACCATTCCACCGCAATATTGTTACGTGATGGTAGGGTACTAGTTGGAGGTAGTAACCCTCATGATAAATACGAGTTCACCAACGTGCTTTTCCCTACGGAATTGCGATTAGAGGCCTTTAGTCCAGATTATTTGGACGCTAAGTACAATAACTTGCGTCCGAAAATCAATGCACCCAAATCACAAGCTAAGATCAATTACGGAAAGAAACTATCCATTCAGTTTTCGGTGAAGGGAAACCTAGTAACAAAATCAGTGTCAGTGTCGATGGTGGCACCGTCATTTAATACACATTCGTTCTCAATGAATCAGCGGCTGCTAGTTCTTGAGGCGGAGAACATTATAAAGGGAGGGACAACGACCTACGAAGTTCAGGTGACTACGCCGGCTTCCCGTAATCTTGCACCTTCAGGATATTATCTTCTGTATGTGGTTCATCAAGAAATTCCAAGTGCTGCCATCTGGGTCCAaattctgtga
- the LOC126605704 gene encoding DEAD-box ATP-dependent RNA helicase 27-like isoform X2, whose product MTEPIAYASPEDAAKTDKKKKNRKRKRGSKPSEPNTTGTEDSEPQIPNQTDKEDKGEGDWEQDKDDIDKRHRLRPQVTLDYCIVASSQRIALLYSFMGKNQYTKGIVFFCSCDSVKFHSDLLRSLNANCFGVHEKQTQQERTTTFFDFCKAEKGFLLCTNVAACGLDIPAVDWILQFDPPDDLMEYLRRVVRRARGECEVGRELLFLIPEEMRIIRFLEAANIFLRSRVFKVNGKVQAQLTVGDNYYLRKSAKEAYKSYLIAYNSHSMKDYFNFDRLDLQGVAASFCVSIPPRQT is encoded by the exons ATGACAGAACCAATCGCTTACGCATCTCCCGAGGACGCCGCGAAGAcggacaagaagaagaagaatcgcaagagaaagagaggaagcaAGCCATCGGAACCGAATACAACTGGCACGGAAGACTCAGAGCCTCAAATCCCTAATCAGACCGACAAAGAAGATAAAGGAGAAGGTGATTGGGAACAAGATAAGGATGACATTGATAAGAGACATCGATTAAGACCTCAG GTCACACTAGACTATTGTATTGTGGCTAGTTCGCAAAGAATAGCTCTCCTATATTCTTTTATGGGGAAGAATCAGTATACCAAAGGGATAGTCTTCTTCTGTTCTTGTGACTCAGTCAAATTCCACTCTGACCTTCTTCGATCCCTCAATGCGAATTGCTTTGGTGTCCATGAAAAGCAAACGCAGCAGGAGAGGACAACTACTTTTTTTGACTTCTGCAAAGCAGAGAAAGGGTTCTTACTTTGTACTAATGTTGCTGCTTGTGGACTGGATATTCCTGCagtg gacTGGATTTTGCAGTTTGATCCTCCAGATGACCTCATG GAATACCTACGCAGGGTTGTTCGAAGAGCTCGAGGAGAATGCGAAGTAGGAAGGGAACTCCTTTTCCTCATTCCTGAAGAGATGCGAATTATACGCTTTTTGGAG GCCGCCAATATCTTCCTTCGATCTCGGGTATTTAAGGTGAATGGAAAAGTGCAGGCTCAGCTG ACGGTTGGGGACAACTACTACCTGCGCAAATCAGCAAAAGAAGCGTATAAGTCGTATCTAATAGCATATAATTCACACTCCATGAAGGACTATTTTAATTTCGACCGGCTCGATTTGCAG GGCGTTGCAGCTTCGTTTTGCGTTTCGATACCTCCACGCCAGACGTGA